Part of the Methylomonas rapida genome is shown below.
ACCGTTTTTTGACCGATCAATGGGCTTGGCTGCGCGCGGGGGCCGCGTATGAGGTAATAAATATGTTTCATAAAGGTGCTACAATCGAAACATGGACCTTCCGGGCTGTGGTGGCGCCGAAAGGCAGGACTTGAACTCGCATTAATAGCCTCAATTGGGAGATGAACAATGAAAGGTAAAAAATTAGTTTTATCCGTGGTCGCTGCCGTGTCATCGCTTATACCATTGACGGTCGCCGCGCATCCGCTGGTCGGTGATTCAATAGGTTTCATGTCGGGACTGGTTCATCCGCTGTTCGGCGCGGATCATGCATTAGCCATGTTGGCCGTGGGTTTGTGGCTGGCCCGGCAGAGCAGGCGAGCGGTTCGCTATATGCCGGTGGCTTTCGCGGTTTTGATGGTGTTGGGTGGTAGCGTGGCGTCCGGTTCCTTGCCCTATGCAGAACACGTCGCAGCTTTTTTGTTGATGATGCTGGGTTTGATGGTCGTTTCGGCGTTTAACGTCAACGGGACATTGGGCGGCTTGTTGATTAGCGGGTTTGCGGTTTTTCACGGTTACGCGCATGGTGCCGACATGTTGTTGGATACCGAAGCCCATGCTTATAGCGCCGGTTTTGTCGTGGCAACCCTGGGTTTGTTGTTTGCCGGTATCGGTTTGGGGGGCTTGTTTCGCCGTTGGGGGCAGGAGAAACTGTACCGCTGGGCCGGCGGCATGTCGGCGCTGGCTGGCGTTTGGGTGGCCTTGCAATTTTGACCTCCGGCAGGCTTGCTCAAAAAGGGGCGAAGACTTCGCCCCTTTTTTATGCCCAAAGTCCGGCGGATTTAAAAATTTACGTTGACGTTGGTCAGCCAGACGTGGTTGATCAAATCCGGGGTGCCGAAATTGTTCACGTACTGCAACTGATAACCCGTATCGATATTGAGTTGCGGGGTCAACTTGTAGCCAACGCCCACATAGGTGCGGTTTTGATTGATCCCGGCTTGCACCGAATGTTCCATGCGGCTGTCGTTCAGCGAATTGAAATACACGAACAACTCGTCGATACCGATCAAATAAGCTTTGCTGTCTGGTAGCGTATAGACGAAACGGAATCGATGCCGCATGCGGTGGCCGGCATCGCTTTCATGGGCAAAAAATCGTTGTTCCAGGCGGAATCGGTATTGAAAGTTCAGTTGCGGCGTCCAGTTATCGATCCACTGCAGTTGCTGCATGAAATCATTAGTGGCCAATTCAAAATCGGTCTGATCGTTATATTCGCCTTGCCAGGTATAGCCGAGCCAAAGCTGCAGTTTCTGTGTGACCTTGTATCCCACCAGCGGCCGGACGATGACCTGGCTGAAATCGTTGTTATCGTTTTTGGTGCGAGGCGCCAGTTCCAGAAATGCTAGATAGGGGCTGCCGCCAAAGTCGGTCTGATAGGTGTTGCTTAGCCACATGCCCCAATCATCCTTGACAGGGCCAGCCTGACTTGGGCTGGTGCTAACGGACAATCCGGCCAATAGTGGCAAGGCTATAAGATTTTTTCGCATGATTGACTTAACGTTGAGTTGCGGATTTGAGAATGAATAGGGACTCGGCGGCGAAGCATGCCGATGCCAATCCGGGCGCTATGGATGCGAGCGCGAGCAAGCTTAGCGTAATTTTGGCCAAATACTCGCAGATTTTTGTCGTTCTTCCAATAGCTTCGTCACTGTTGCCGGCGGCTATGGCTTTAGGCGACAGGTTTTCGCCATAGGATTGGGATGATGCTGGTCTCTAGGGGTGTTATCAAAAATTGACGGTGATGGTGCCGCGGATCATGCGGGGTTCGACGGGGTGCTGCAAAATGCCTTCGTCGGACGAAATTCCTGGGTAGCTGTAAGCGTAGGCGTAAGCGATATCGTTGCTTTCGGAACCCAGGATATTGAAAATATCGATTTCGAGCTTGTATTGTTTTTGTTTGAGGCCGGCGCCCAGATTAACGATATTGGTATCGCCTGACCAAAAATTACCGGCCTCATCCAATGGCATATGACCAAAATGCCGGAAGCGCAGGGTGCCGAATAGGCCGTTGGGCGCCATGAACGTTGCGCCGGTACTGATGACGCGGCCGACCGAGTTGGGCACATGGCTCTTGTCATCGGCATATTCGGCGGTTGTCAATGCGTAGTCCGCATCCAGCGTCAACCAGTCTGTCGGTTGGTAGTAGTTGGTAAATTCAAAACCGTAGCGATTGGATTTGCGATTGGCCTCGGTGGTGCCTTCATCGCCGACGAACACCAATTCCTGGCTGGATTGCAGCCACCATACGGTAAAAGTGCTGTTCAAGCCGGGAATGAGGTTGTTGCGCAAACCTGCTTCGCCGCCGCGCGACCAGGCGGCCGGCGTGATGCGGGCCGTCGAGAGGCCGTTGTCATCTACGGCCGGGCTGCCATCCACCGGGTTTACGCGCAAGGTTGTGCCGCGGGCGTCATTGGAGTGATAGCCATAGCCGCCATTAACGAAAAACTCGGTATCGTACCAAGGCCCCAGCACCAGGCCTGCTTTGGGGCTTAACATCACTTTGCCGCGATTGCCTGAATTGGCGGCGTTCACGCCGGCATCGCCGCTGCCGGTGCTGCGCACTCTGACGTCATTGTTGATAAAGTCGGCGCGACCGCCGATGATGCTGCGAACCTTGTCGTGCCAATGGGTCTGGTTTTTCAGGTAGGCGCCAACGGTGGTGACGCCGACATCGCTATTGCTGATCGGTCTAAGGGTTTGTCGGTTCCGGGTTTCATAAAGCCCAAGACCCATGATCTGGTCATGGCGAAATTGCAAGCCGATGCTGTTGTCCATCGCGAAACCGAATATTTTTTGATAACGGATATGTTCGGCATGGGTCCCCGTTTGCACGCGGCGCTCGGTTTGCAAAATCTGGTCTCCTTCCTCGCCCCGCGTGAATCCGCTAAAGTTGGAGTACAGATTCAGGTCGCTATACAGCGCGTAGATGTTGGCGGTGTTCTTCCAATGGCTTCCCTGTTGCCAGACATTGCTCGACAGGCTGTAGCGGTTGCTCGTGCCGCCGTCCGACGGGGCCATCGAACCATATAAGCCGATCGCGCCGCTAGCGATGGCTGCCTGAGGTATCTGGTTGGTGGCGACCCAGCTGTTGGTATAAGCCTTGCCGTCGATAGATAGCCCCCAGTCCTGCCGGTCCAGGCTGTATTTCAGCAAGCCGTTGAAGCGTTTGCTATCTTCCGGTACGTCCCACACGCCATCGTAGAGATTGAATTCGCCCGCATAAAGCAGGTCGCCGCCGCCAAGCGGGTTTGAATGGGCAAGCAAGCCACGGTAATAGTCGTATTGACCAGCGCTAAATTTGGCGATGCCACCTGCTTTCAAACGGCTCATCGTGGTCATTTTGGCGTGGCCGGCCGCCGCAAAATCGCCGACCTCCGCATAATAAGGCCCTTTGCCGTATTCGATTTTTTCCACCAACTCAGGGATGATGCTGCTCAGGTCCATGTAACCCTGGCCATGCGCGTGAGTGGGCATGTTCATCGGGATGCCGTCGACGAAGGTCGTAAAGTCGGTGCCGTGGTCCAGATTGAAGCCGCGCAAGAAATATTGATTGGCCTTGCCGGAGCCGCTGTGCTGGGTAGCTATGGCGCCAGGAATGACTTCTATCAGTTCGCCATTGCGCGAAAGCGGGCGGTATTCGAATTGCGCCTGACTGATTTCGCCTTGAGATGCCGAATCAGCGGCGCCAAGCAGATTCTTGCCGCGTCCATCCGCGACCTCGACGGGCGCCAATTCTTCTAGTTCAGAATTTATCGAGCGCGCGTGCGCAGGGGGAATGTTCAGTATTAAAGCAATGTATATGCCAACTAAAGGGTTTGTTGTTTTGTCCTGGCGGTGCATATCATCCCCAAGCGGCTGCGTAAAAGAATGGCGCAACACCAAGGCAGGCCAGGCGTCGGCGTATGATGATTTTAAAATACATCATACATGGGCGGCAGGTTCTTGCGCAAGGCGCCCGGGACGCGTCTTGGGGAGGAGGGGGCTTCAGGTCAAGGGATGAAAATGAGTGTGTAAATCTGTCGCTGCGAGGTTTGCGGGGACCCAATTAACCGCGCTGTGGCGAACGCCCGATTCGGCTGAAATTCGCTCAACAAAGCCACGAACGGCTTGGGTTTCTCCTCTCAAAAACAGCGACTCGAGACATTCATGGTGGTCTAGGTGAACATGCGTCGAACAGACCACGAGGTCGTGAGCATCGTGCTGAAGCTGGGTTAGGCGTTCTGCCAGCCTGCGCTCATGATGGTTGTAAACGTAGGAAAAGCTGGCGACACAATGAGTGGCCTGGTCGCTGGTCAGTCGCTCTGACTCGATTTCCTTGCGTAGCAAATCACGCACGGCTTCGGATCGATTGACATAGCCGCGCGCTTGAATCCAGGCGTCAAAGTTTGCGGCAAGTTCATCGCTGAGAGAAATGGTAAAGCGTTCCATGGTCGGCTTGACTCGTTTATCGGTTCAAAGCCCTGGATTATAACGTGAACTTCGCTCGTCTCCGGTCGAATGACTGCGTAGGAAAAAGGCGGTTTAGGCGGGCAGGGAAGACTGGATTCGCCTGCGCCAGTTGATAGGGTATTGGCGTAAGCATGGATATGGGCAGGTTGTGCGTGGCCAATATCCATGCGGCAATCGGTGATGAGGGTTAGAGATCGGGTAGACCGGTCAGGCCTTCGATGGACCAGTTGTTAATGTCCGAGGCGCCGGCAAGGTCATCGCCGTTGGAGTATTGAATGCGGCAGACATAGTGATGAACCGCGTTGGG
Proteins encoded:
- a CDS encoding HupE/UreJ family protein codes for the protein MKGKKLVLSVVAAVSSLIPLTVAAHPLVGDSIGFMSGLVHPLFGADHALAMLAVGLWLARQSRRAVRYMPVAFAVLMVLGGSVASGSLPYAEHVAAFLLMMLGLMVVSAFNVNGTLGGLLISGFAVFHGYAHGADMLLDTEAHAYSAGFVVATLGLLFAGIGLGGLFRRWGQEKLYRWAGGMSALAGVWVALQF
- a CDS encoding TonB-dependent receptor — translated: MAPVEVADGRGKNLLGAADSASQGEISQAQFEYRPLSRNGELIEVIPGAIATQHSGSGKANQYFLRGFNLDHGTDFTTFVDGIPMNMPTHAHGQGYMDLSSIIPELVEKIEYGKGPYYAEVGDFAAAGHAKMTTMSRLKAGGIAKFSAGQYDYYRGLLAHSNPLGGGDLLYAGEFNLYDGVWDVPEDSKRFNGLLKYSLDRQDWGLSIDGKAYTNSWVATNQIPQAAIASGAIGLYGSMAPSDGGTSNRYSLSSNVWQQGSHWKNTANIYALYSDLNLYSNFSGFTRGEEGDQILQTERRVQTGTHAEHIRYQKIFGFAMDNSIGLQFRHDQIMGLGLYETRNRQTLRPISNSDVGVTTVGAYLKNQTHWHDKVRSIIGGRADFINNDVRVRSTGSGDAGVNAANSGNRGKVMLSPKAGLVLGPWYDTEFFVNGGYGYHSNDARGTTLRVNPVDGSPAVDDNGLSTARITPAAWSRGGEAGLRNNLIPGLNSTFTVWWLQSSQELVFVGDEGTTEANRKSNRYGFEFTNYYQPTDWLTLDADYALTTAEYADDKSHVPNSVGRVISTGATFMAPNGLFGTLRFRHFGHMPLDEAGNFWSGDTNIVNLGAGLKQKQYKLEIDIFNILGSESNDIAYAYAYSYPGISSDEGILQHPVEPRMIRGTITVNF
- the nikR gene encoding nickel-responsive transcriptional regulator NikR, with amino-acid sequence MERFTISLSDELAANFDAWIQARGYVNRSEAVRDLLRKEIESERLTSDQATHCVASFSYVYNHHERRLAERLTQLQHDAHDLVVCSTHVHLDHHECLESLFLRGETQAVRGFVERISAESGVRHSAVNWVPANLAATDLHTHFHPLT
- a CDS encoding DUF2490 domain-containing protein translates to MRKNLIALPLLAGLSVSTSPSQAGPVKDDWGMWLSNTYQTDFGGSPYLAFLELAPRTKNDNNDFSQVIVRPLVGYKVTQKLQLWLGYTWQGEYNDQTDFELATNDFMQQLQWIDNWTPQLNFQYRFRLEQRFFAHESDAGHRMRHRFRFVYTLPDSKAYLIGIDELFVYFNSLNDSRMEHSVQAGINQNRTYVGVGYKLTPQLNIDTGYQLQYVNNFGTPDLINHVWLTNVNVNF